A genomic region of Platichthys flesus chromosome 4, fPlaFle2.1, whole genome shotgun sequence contains the following coding sequences:
- the LOC133951669 gene encoding protein furry homolog isoform X4 produces MREVAVGSLPSDMSVEETSVRDVAESETDCSEGLDEAVLGHIASLPLDPFPPRDFRGKFKKMRQKKRPTILETSPVGNGYNKPPLPPVCCPQGEKGPPAMLPISIDPESKPGEYVLKSLFATFTNVSERKIRIIMAEPLEKPLTKSLQRGEDPQFDQMISTMSSLAEYCLPSILRTLFDWYKRQTGLDEELHEYRPRANTKSKNDEQQKDYLLERRDLAIDFIFSLVLIEVLKQMPLHPVLDSLVGEVINLAFKHFRYREGYHGPNTGNMHTVADLYAEVIGVLAQSKFPAVKKKFLAELKEQRQKEQSPYVVQSTISLIMGVKFFRIKMYPVEDFEASFLFMQECAQYFLDVKDKDIKHALAGLFVEILVPVAAAVKNEVNVPCLRNFVDSLYDTTLDLSSRKKHSLAFYPLVTCLLCVSQKQFFLNRWHIFLNNCLSNLKSRDPKMARVALESLYRLLWVYMIRIKCESNTATQSRLNTIVTTLFPKGSRSVLPRDMPLNIFVKIIQFIAQERLDFAMKEIIYDLLCVGKPAKAFSLNPERMNIGLRAFLVIADKLQQKDGEPPMPNTGCTLPSGNTLRVKKTYLSKTLTDEEAKVIGMSQYYFNVRKAIDNILRHLDKEVGRCMMMTNAQMLNKEPEDMITGERKPKIDLFRTCVAAVPRILPDGMSKPELIDLLSRLTIHMDDELRLIAQNSLQSLLVDFPDWRDDVLFGFTNFLLRDVQDSHQALLDSSLKLLLQLLTQWKLTQAASGKSQDTAKIHTAELLQTSPGPKTPPERGPHSAVLHAVEGLALVLLCSCQLSTRRLAIAILKEIRSLFMAIGQSEDDDKPMIEIMDQLSPVILESFVNVTVSDTAAQSAGHHVDLQWLVEWNALLVNSHYDIRSPSHVWIFAQSVKDPWVLCVYSLLRQDNLPKHCPTALSYAWPYAFTRMQMLMPLVDPNNPVYAKKTSTSGSGDGYITLWRNYLILCFGVAKPSIMSPGHLRASTPEITSSTPDGGVSYDNKVIGSPSVAWLLKQLVPLMRAESIELTESLVLGFGRTNSLIFRELVEELHPLMKEALERRPENKKRRERRDLLRLQLLRIFELLADAGVISDSTNGALERDTLALGALFLEYVDLTRLLLEAENDKDAEILKDIRAHFSAMVANLIQCVPVHHRRFLFPQQSLRHHLFILFSQWAGPFSIMFTPLDRYSDRNHQITRYQYCALKAMSAVLCCGPVFDNVGLSPDGYLYKWLDNILACQDQRVHQLGCEVVILLLELNADQVNLFNWAVDRCYTGSHQLASGCFKAIATVCGSSRNYQSDIVTLLNLVLFKASDTSREIYEISMQLMQILEAKLFVYSKRITEQKPGSILYGTHCPLPPLYSVSLPQLSSQLARMYPELTLPLFSEVSQRFPSTHPNGRQIMLTYLLPWLSNIELVDSGLLLPAFTPCTSDYDASSRTTSTGSSHQLKGSGWGSLQATSMVLNNLMFMTAKYGDELPGPEMENAWNALVSNDKWSNNLRTTLQFLISLCGVSSDTSLLPYIKKVVIYLCRNNTMQTMEELIFELQQTDPVNPVVQHCDSPPFYRFSATSKISTAASGTTSSSNTVVACQENFPDPDDNKTIKDNEDRLGHKMRAHNRLESRYSNSSGGSYDDDKSEPLPPYADWLVVVIETNQPHPLPMPVNGGCWAPLVDFLPETITPRGPLHRCNVAVIFMTEMVVDHSVREDWVMHLPLLLHALFLGMDHYRPEVFEHSKRLLLHLLITLSCKNNFQAIASVLLQTREINGTKTLTCKPSLQPECSPAAGVDFLREGQASPVPDSGLSSSSTSSSLSLGGSSNNLPEISQEVEELVASNEIDEKTNKLIEFLSTRAFGPLWSHEDISPKNQISKSTGQLTNFLRHVVSVFKDSKSDFHLEQQLSDVALQTALCSSSRHYAGRSFQVFRALRQPLSAHAVSDLLSRLVEVVGEHGEEVQGYVMEVLLTLESVVDNLAECLKNNDLMAILTRASSPDFLTSFKLLSNRNSTGQLNLRRDERGTHQRSSSVPKKFGEADRWSDPPRSATLDRIQACEKPVLLAKARSLSSSKDNVTDPANINHPSNLLATIFWVAVSLMESDFEFEYQMSLRLLNKLLGHMSLDKQENREKLEKLQTQLKWSSFSGLQQLLLKGFTSVSTTDLTLQLFCQLTPVSRVPVVDTSQAIGFPLNVLCLLPHLVQNFDGPSLFCQDVAERIAQVCLEEKNSKLSNLAHVMTLYKTRLYTRDCFSWVNVVCRYLHEAFSDITLRLVTYMVELLEKGLPSMQQTLLQIIYSLLSHMDLGGIQAKPFNMEVLKTIEKFVQTVHWREALNILKLVVSRSASLVQPSAPQSVLCYEDISRVWERSTKALPGKTLDFHFDISETPVIGRRYDDLQRSPGQDVKSRTTSSTSSGSTSNNVLVPVSWKRPQSSQKRTREKLVHVLSLCGQEVGLTKNPSVIFSSCGELDLMEHQPSLVSSDDGTREPDNMDDTTSEQQFRVFRDFDFLDVELEDGEELQVSLVTSHFYLLCFLNEMRIVSWSHTLRVKYSQCVCMPFEFQKLILQSSCAIRWIFKHLNHN; encoded by the exons CGTCTCCCGTGGGGAACGGATACAAcaaaccccccctccctccagtcTGCTGTCCTCAGGGAGAGAAGGGTCCCCCGGCCATGCTACCCATCAGCATCGACCCGGAGAGCAAGCCGGGCGAGTACGTCCTCAAGAGCTTGTTCGCCACCTTCACCAACGTGTCGGAGCGCAAGATCCGCATCATCATGGCGGAGCCGCTG gagaAGCCGTTAacaaagtcactgcagaggggaGAAGATCCTCAGTTCGACCAA ATGATAAGCACCATGAGCTCTCTGGCTGAGTACTGTCTCCCCTCCATCCTGCGCACTTTGTTCGACTGGTACAAACGACAGACTGGACTGGATGAGGAGCTGCACGAGTACCGGCCGAGAGCCAACACCAAGTCCAAGAA CGACGAGCAGCAGAAGGACTACCTACTTGAAAGGAGGGATTTGGCCATTgacttcatcttctctctggtTCTTATAGAAGTTTTAAAACAG ATGCCGCTCCACCCAGTCCTCGACAGTTTGGTCGGGGAAGTCATTAACCTCGCCTTTAAGCACTTTAGATACAGAGAGGG GTATCATGGTCCCAACACTGGCAACATGCACACTGTAGCTGACCTCTATGCTGAAGTGATAGGAGTATTAGCACAGTCAAA gtttcCTGCTGTGAAGAAGAAGTTCCTGGCTgagctgaaggagcagcggcAGAAAGAGCAGAGTCCATACGTGGTCCAGAGCACCATCAGCCTCATCATGGGGGTCAAGTTCTTCCGAATTAAGATGTATCCCGTCGAGGATTTTGAAGCCTCTTTCCTGTTCATGCAG GAGTGCGCTCAGTATTTCCTGGACGTGAAGGACAAGGACATTAAACATGCTCTGGCTGGTCTTTTTGTTGAAATTTTGGTCCCTGTTGCCGCT GCCGTGAAGAACGAGGTGAACGTGCCCTGCCTGAGGAACTTCGTGGACAGCTTGTACGACACAACCCTGGACTTGTCCTCCAGAAAGAAGCACTCGCTG GCTTTTTACCCTCTGGTGACGTGCCTTCTGTGTGTCAGCCAGAAACAGTTCTTCCTCAACAGATGGCACATCTTCCTGAACAACTGCCTCTCAAATCTCAAG AGTCGAGACCCGAAAATGGCTCGTGTTGCACTGGAGTCCCTGTATCGCCTGCTGTGGGTCTACATGATCCGGATTAAGTGCGAGAGCAACACTGCAACACAGAG CCGCCTCAACACCATTGTGACCACGCTGTTCCCCAAAGGATCCCGCAGCGTGTTACCTAGAGACATGCCTCTCAATATCTTCGTCAAGATCATCCAGTTTATTGCACAG GAAAGACTTGATTTTGCCATGAAAGAAATTATATATGACCTTCTTTGTGTTGGAAAACCTGCAAAAGCCTTTAGTCTTAATCCAGAG AGAATGAATATCGGCCTCAGAGCATTCCTGGTCATAGCCgacaaactgcagcagaagGACGGCGAGCCTCCCATGCCTAACACCGGTTGCACTTTGCCCTCCGGGAACACGCTTCGAGTGAAGAAGACGTATCTGAGCAAAACGCTGACGGACGAGGAGGCCAAAGTCATCG GGATGTCTCAGTATTATTTCAACGTGCGGAAGGCTATTGACAACATCCTCCGACACCTGGACAAGGAGGTGGGACGCTGCATGATGATGACCAATGCTCAGATGTTGAACAAGGAGCCCGAGGACATGATTAC AGGTGAGAGGAAGCCTAAGATCGACCTGTTCAGGACGTGTGTTGCAGCCGTTCCTCGCATCCTGCCTGATGGGATGTCCAAGCCTGAGCTCATAGACCTGCTCTCACG GTTGACAATCCACATGGACGACGAGCTGCGACTCATTGCCCAGAATTCCTTGCAGAGCCTGCTCGTGGATTTCCCGGACTGGCGTGACGACGTCCTGTTCGGCTTCACAAACTTCCTCCTGCGTGACGTGCAGGACAGCCACCAGGCGCTGCTGGATTCCTCCCTCAAACTACTGCTGCAACTGCTCACACAGTGGAAACTGACGCAGGCCGCCTCAGGGAAGAGCCAGGACACAGCTAAGATACACACTGCCGAG ctgctgcagaccaGCCCAGGTCCGAAGACACCTCCAGAGCGGGGGCCTCACTCCGCCGTGCTGCACGCCGTAGAGGGGCTGGCCCttgtgctgctctgctcctgtcaGCTGAGCACCCGCAGACTCGCCATCGCCATTCTCAAGGAGATACGAAGTCTCTTCATGGCCATCGGACAGAGCGAG GATGACGATAAACCGATGATAGAGATCATGGATCAGCTCAGCCCTGTAATCCTGGAAAGTTTTGTCAACGTCACCGTCTCTGACACA GCCGCACAGTCCGCTGGCCACCACGTGGACCTCCAGTGGCTCGTGGAGTGGAACGCGCTCCTCGTCAACAGTCACTACGACATCAGGAGCCCCTCGCACGTGTGGATCTTCGCCCAGTCCGTGAAGGACCCCTGGGTGCTGTGTGTCTACAGCCTCCTGCGACAGGACAACCTGCCCAAGCACTGCCCCACAGCGCTCAGCTACGCCTGGCCCTACGCCTTCACCCGGATGCAGATGCTCATGCCGCTGGTGGATCCAAA TAACCCTGTGTATGCAAAGAAGACCAGCACCTCTGGCAGTGGGGACGGTTACATCACCCTGTGGAGAAACTACCTGATCCTTTGCTTTGGAGTTGCCAAGCCCAGTATCATGAGCCCAGGCCACCTGAGAGCGTCGACACCTGAGATCACGTCTTCCACACCTGACGGCGGTGTCAGCTACGACAACAAG GTGATCGGGAGCCCGTCTGTGGCCTGGCTCCTGAAGCAGCTGGTTCCTCTGATGAGGGCAGAGAGCATCGAGCTGACAGAATCATTAGTTCTGGGCTTCGGTCGCACTAACTCCCTCATTTTCAG GGAACTTGTCGAGGAGTTACACCCTCTAATGAAGGAGGCGTTAGAGAGAAGGCCTGAG AACAAGAAGCGACGTGAGCGGCGAGACCTGCtcagactgcagctgctgcggATCTTTGAGCTGCTGGCTGATGCGGGCGTCATCAGTGACAG TACAAACGGAGCACTGGAACGTGACACCCTCGCCCTGGGCGCTCTGTTCCTGGAGTATGTGGATCTGACGCGGCTGCTCCTGGAGGCTGAGAATGATAAAGACGCCGAGATCCTCAAGGACATCCGGGCTCACTTCAGCGCCATGGTGGCTAACCTCATCCAGTGTGTGCCAG tGCACCACAGGCGCTTCCTGTTTCCCCAGCAGAGCCTGCGCCAccacctcttcatcctcttcagtCAGTGGGCCGGCCCTTTCAGCATCATGTTCACACCTCTGGACCGCTACAGTGACAGGAACCACCAGATCACGAGATACCAATACTGTGCCCTGAAG GCCATGTCTGCCGTGCTGTGCTGCGGGCCCGTGTTTGATAACGTGGGCCTCTCTCCAGACGGATACCTCTATAAGTGGCTGGATAATATTCTCGCCTGCCAGGACCAGCGG GTCCATCAACTTGGCTGCGAAGTCGTCATCTTGCTCCTGGAGCTCAATGCCGACCAGGTCAACCTCTTCAACTGGGCCGTGGATCGCTGCTACACTGGCTCCCACCAGCTGGCCTCAGGCTGCTTCAAAGCCATCGCCACAGTGTGTGGCAGCAG TAGGAACTACCAGAGTGATATCGTCACGCTGCTGAATCTGGTGCTCTTCAAGGCCTCAGACACCAGCAGAGAAATCTATGAGATTTCAATGCAGCTCAtgcag ATTCTCGAAGCTAAGTTGTTCGTTTACTCGAAGAGGATCACGGAGCAGAAGCCGGGGAGTATCCTGTACGGCACTCACTGTCCGCTGCCGCCGCTGTACAGCGTCTCTCTGCCTCAGTTGTCCAGCCAGCTGGCGAGGATGTACCCTGAACTCACGCTTCCTCTATTCTCAG AGGTTAGCCAGAGGTTCCCCAGCACCCATCCCAATGGGAGGCAGATCATGCTGACCTACCTCCTGCCCTGGCTCAGTAACATCGAGCTGGTGGACAGCGGCCTGCTGCTCCCGGCCTTCACGCCATGCACCTCGGATTACGACGCTTCCAGCCGCACAACCAGCACCGGCTCATCGCACCAGCTGAAGGGCAGCGGCTGGGGCTCCCTGCAGGCCACATCCATGGTTCTCAATAACCTCATGTTCATGACAGCCAAG TATGGAGACGAGCTGCCTGGACCGGAGATGGAGAACGCCTGGAACGCTCTTGTGAGCAATGACAAGTGGAGCAACAATCTGAGAACCACACTCCAGTTTCTCATCAGCTTGTGTGGTGTCAGCAGTGACACCTCTCTCCTGCCATAT ATAAAGAAGGTGGTGATCTACCTGTGCCGGAACAACACCATGCAAACCATGGAGGAGTTGATATTCGAGTTACAGCAAACGGATCCAGTCAACCCCGTGGTGCAGCACTGTGATAGCCCTCCTTTCTATCGCTTCTCTGCCACAAGCAAGATCtccacagcagcttcag GCACCACATCGAGCAGCAACACTGTTGTCGCCTGCCAGGAAAACTTCCCAGATCCCGATGATAACAAGACCATAAAGGATAATGAGGACAG ACTCGGCCACAAAATGCGAGCACACAACCGTCTGGAATCACGCTACAGCAACAGCTCGGGAGGATCGTACGACGACGATAAGA GTGAACCACTTCCTCCCTACGCCGATTGGCTGGTAGTCGTCATTGAGACCAATCAGCCCCATCCGCTGCCCATGCCTGTGAATGGAGGATGCTGGGCTCCGCTGGTGGACTTTCTGCCAGAGACCATCACTCCCAGAGGACCCCTGCACAG GTGTAATGTAGCCGTCATCTTCATGACAGAGATGGTGGTGGATCACAGCGTGAGAGAGGACTGGGTCATGCACCTGCCTTTACTGCTCCATGCCTTGTTTTTAG GAATGGACCACTACCGTCCGGAGGTGTTTGAACACAGCaaacgtctcctcctccatctgctcaTTACATTGTCCTGCAAAAACAACTTCCAGGCCATAGCCTCAGTCTTACTGCAGACACGTGAGATCAACGGCACCAAGACCCTCACCTGTAAACCAAGTCTTCAGCCGGAGTGTTCACCtgctg CAGGTGTTGACTTCCTGCGGGAGGGCCAGGCGTCTCCCGTACCAGACTCTGGACTGAGTTCTTCCTCTACCTCGTCCAGTCTGAGTCTGGGGGGCAGCAGCAACAACCTGCCCGAGATCtcacaggaggtggaggagctggtggcTTCCAATGAAATCGACGAGAAGACCAACAAGCTCATTGAGTTTTTATCCACAAG AGCGTTTGGACCGCTGTGGTCCCATGAAGACATTTCACCAAAGAACCAAATTTCCAAAAGCACCGGGCAGCTGACAAACTTTCTGCGACACGTGGTCTCTGTGTTCAAAGACTCCAAGTCAG ATTTCcacctggagcagcagctcagtgacgTGGCGCTGCAGACGGCGCTGTGCAGCTCGTCACGCCACTACGCCGGCCGCTCCTTCCAGGTGTTTCGAGCCCTGCGTCAGCCCCTCTCGGCCCACGCCGTGTCCGACCTGCTCTCCAGGCTGGTGGAGGTCGTGGGGGAACATGGAGAAGAAGTGCAG GGCTACGTGATGGAAGTATTACTCACACTGGAATCTGTGGTGGATAACTTGGCAGAGTGTCTGAAGAACAATGATCTCATGGCGATCTTGACGAG AGCCTCATCTCCGGATTTCCTGACCAGTTTCAAGCTGCTGTCGAACAGGAACAGCACGGGGCAGCTCAATCTCAGAAGAGACGAGCGGGGCACACATCAGAGGAGCTCCTCCGTCCCcaagaagttcggagaggcggACAGATGGTCTGATCCCCCCCGCAGCGCCACGCTGGACCGAATCCAGGCCTGTGAAAAACCGGTCTTGTTAGCCAAGGCCCGCAGTTTGTCCTCATCCAAAGACAACGTCACGGACCCGGCCAACATCAACCACCCCAGCAACCTGTTGGCCACCATCTTCTGGGTGGCTGTGTCGCTGATGGAGTCAGACTTTGAGTTTGAGTATCAGATGTCCCTGAGACTGTTGAATAAGCTGCTGGGCCACATGTCGCTGGACAAACAGGAGAacagggagaagctggagaagctgcagactCAGCTGaaatggagcagcttcagcgggctgcagcagctgctgctgaaaggCTTCACCTCCGTGTCCACCACCGACCTCACGCTTCAGCTCTTCTGCCAACTCACACCTGTGTCCCGAGTGCCGGTAGTGGACACCTCACAGGCCATAG GTTTTCCCTTGAACGTTCTCTGCCTGCTCCCACATCTCGTGCAGAACTTTGACGGCCCCTCGCTCTTCTGTCAAGACGTTGCTGAGAGGATCGCCCAG GTTTGCCTTGAGGAGAAGAACTCCAAGCTCTCCAACCTCGCTCACGTCATGACCCTGTATAAAACACGTTTATACACAAGGGACTGCTTCTCCTGGGTCAACGTGGTTTGTCGATATCTCCACGAGGCCTTCTCCGATATCACCCTCCGCCTGGTCACCTACATGGTCGAG CTGCTGGAGAAAGGTCTACCCAGTATGCAGCAAACGCTTCTACAGATCATCTACAGTCTCCTGAGTCACATGGACCTGGGTGGAATTCAAGCCAAACCCTTCAACATGGAGGTGCTCAAGACAATTGAGAAGTTTGTCCAG ACTGTCCATTGGAGGGAAGCGTTGAATATCCTGAAGCTGGTGGTTTCTCGATCGGCCAGTCTGGTCCAGCCCTCAGCCCCGCAGAGTGTCCTCTGCTACGAGGACATCAGCCGAGTCTGGGAACGCTCCACCAAGGCCTTGCCCGGGAAAACTCTGGATTTCCACTTTGACATATCTGAG ACGCCGGTGATCGGTCGGCGTTACGATGACCTCCAGCGCTCTCCGGGCCAAGATGTGAAGAGCAGGACCACCTCATCCACCTCCTCTGGATCCACATCCAACAACGTCCTGGTGCCGGTCAGCTGGAAGAGGCCTCAGTCCTCTCAG AAAAGGACTCGGGAAAAACTGGTGCACgtgttgtctctgtgtggacAAGAAGTGGGGCTCACAAAAAATCCTTCG GTGATCTTCTCCAGTTGCGGGGAGCTGGACCTCATGGAGCACCAGCCCAGCCTGGTGTCCTCCGACGACGGGACCCGGGAGCCAGACAACATGGACGACACCACCTCGGAGCAGCAGTTCAGGGTTTTCAGAGACTTTGACTTCCTGGATGTGGAGCTTGAGGATGGAGAG GAGCTACAGGTGAGTTTAGTCAcgtcacatttttatttgctgtgtttCTTAAATGAGATGCGGATAGTTTCGTGGAGTCACACACTCAGGGTGAAGTATAGccaatgtgtgtgcatgccgtTTGAGTTTCAAAAACTGATTCTACAGAGTTCATGTGCTATAAGATggatatttaaacatttaaaccatAATTGA